In one window of Chanodichthys erythropterus isolate Z2021 chromosome 23, ASM2448905v1, whole genome shotgun sequence DNA:
- the LOC137014204 gene encoding uncharacterized protein translates to MASLDEDLCKIKDLIEKSTIIEERNPARYHLKLITHHFNQYRKMTFGERDSKKPHKIILMVGETGTGKTTLINVMINYMLGVQREDKVWFEITDDQSKDHSPTTIITVYGVYDQNSPDDLTIIDTPGYGNTRGISFDKEIAMNLLRLSEDLHEIDAVCLVIDASQTRLSDRQIYIFDAVQSLFGRDIAENIVLLFTHSSGAHPKNVLTAVKEAKIKCAVNDKKPVYFLFDNCQSDAANEEYETIQEQSWKLSHSGMIRFFKFLENIKPKTLQMTQEVLQKRKQLEANVSNLQLRVQVTEQKQNELKQTQEALEKNRKYVEDNNDFEYEVEVSYKEKIPINPKFWHLTKKATCCTVCQENCHYPGCWWVRNLSRCSMMRNNHCTVCTNKCHYSTHVKEAKIYVTKTKMVKKTHKDLKKQYDKKIRNGVSLVSKLEEELQELEKEKIKLVNKAFHRVEALEKIALNADSLLTLLHVDFLIDNLKEANEPQKAETLENIKKRAGEGKQRALGYIRCFI, encoded by the coding sequence ATGGCGAGTTTAGACGAAGATTTGTGCAAAATTAAAGATCTCATAGAGAAAAGCACCATAATTGAAGAAAGAAATCCTGCTCGATACCATCTAAAACTGATTACACACCATTTCAATCAATATAGAAAAATGACCTTTGGGGAGAGAGACTCAAAGAAACCCCATAAAATCATTCTGATGGTGGgagaaacaggaacaggaaaAACAACCCTGATCAATGTGATGATCAACTACATGTTGGGTGTTCAGAGAGAAGACAAGGTTTGGTTTGAGATCACAGATGATCAGAGTAAAGATCACAGCCCGACAACCATCATCACTGTTTATGGTGTTTATGACCAAAATAGTCCAGATGATTTAACAATCATTGACACACCAGGATATGGAAATACCCGTGGTATCAGCTTTGACAAAGAGATTGCCATGAATTTGCTTCGCTTGTCTGAAGATCTCCATGAAATAGATGCAGTGTGTTTAGTTATTGACGCATCTCAAACTCGACTCTCTGACAGACAAATATACAtatttgatgctgttcagtctTTATTTGGAAGAGATATTGCTGAAAACATTGTCCTGCTCTTCACACACTCATCTGGAGCTCACCCTAAAAATGTCCTGACGGCTGTTAAAGAGGCTAAAATCAAGTGTGCAGTGAATGACAAGAAGCCAGTGTATTTCCTGTTTGACAACTGTCAATCAGACGCTGCTAATGAAGAATATGAAACAATCCAGGAACAATCATGGAAACTCAGTCATAGTGGAATGATAAGATTTTTCAAGTTTCTTGAaaacataaaaccaaaaacCTTGCAGATGACTCAAGAAGTTTTGCAGAAACGAAAGCAGTTGGAAGCAAATGTCTCCAATCTACAGCTACGTGTTCAAGTGACCGAACAAAAGCAAAATGAGCTGAAACAGACTCAAGAAGCTCTGGAGAAGAACAGGAAATATGTAGAGGACAATAATGACTTTGAGTATGAAGTTGAAGTTTCCTATAAGGAGAAGATTCCCATAAATCCAAAATTTTGGCACTTGACCAAAAAGGCAACATGTTGCACCGTCTGTCAGGAGAACTGTCATTATCCAGGATGCTGGTGGGTCAGAAATCTCTCACGGTGCAGTATGATGAGAAATAATCACTGTACAGTGTGCACAAATAAATGTCACTACAGCACACACGTCAAAGAAGCAAAAATATATGTGACAAAGACAAAGATGGTAAAGAAAACGCATAAAGACCTAAAGAAACAATATGATAAAAAAATTAGGAATGGTGTGTCTTTGGTGAGCAAGCTGGAAGAAGAACTGCAAGAAttagagaaagagaaaataaagCTGGTGAATAAAGCATTTCACCGCGTGGAAGCTCTGGAGAAGATCGCACTCAATGCTGATTCTCTACTCACACTCTTGCATGTTGATTTTCTGATTGATAATTTGAAGGAAGCAAATGAACCCCAAAAGGCAGAAACACTGGAAAACATCAAGAAGAGAGCAGGAGAAGGAAAACAAAGAGCACTGGGATACATAAGATGTTTCATATAA
- the LOC137014014 gene encoding uncharacterized protein, giving the protein MDPVMTDNHQSSNGMDPVGVNSIETAALGRPFQLGMLYDCRRDELVPGIRLWSKEQLQQNISTKPQINTLFTVTASDSIEEKTKLLNIDGCLKLSLLGGLINVSGAANFLKDTKKSFNQQRLTLHYHSTTKFEELIINHFASGDMAHYENDVATHVVTAVLYGADACFVFDREVSSDEDKRVIAGEVNAALEQLKGISAGASMRLNKNLKTAAQKFKCTFYGDFQLPCNPISFEEAMKVFEDLPKLLGENKELVVPLRVWLYPLDKLFSKILKFQNEISMGLSTDIESVIESLSTTEMKCSDLLTDTPALTFTAFHDKINDMKKNCNQCRLSLMKKFGSLLPKIRGKFIEDSALIDLLKYHVESPFERSALEQWLKEKEEESDIIKSLLTQLNDSGAMVEINLNKNLMNLEVKHLVSYTFTSLSWTDELLSKQKAFLSPSTTGKNKEKNSESEHKTWLAPDIQKTMRNNLKVFKNLIGLNDCTSAKFIVASKEMENNPGSCILLYENESNEAVCFTPPSKPDCPIIEDVRCTQVVLKVSPPCPATEELKLLYKMKEEEDWRSQTVSKNQNTVTLTDLRPDTEYNIKCAAVGKLNYTVDSDVTRLTVINQNLIKAKESVIENLNWTENKCSELLENTRETTFSALHKKIQDMRQNCQMYRQEFSDRIKSVIQSVKACEKESCALKDLLQAHDESPFNEKSLKEWITVKEKELNTVNEFLRQLMDFGAEVNRSLDSYLSDIQVENVFCYTFSSLEQPDEFLNEQENYMNPQMMRNPQKKPGAASQSWLTGRIREKMREHLKTFKELMVSCRSESTKFMVSITDHEKHPGSCILLYTNGSNEAVCFTSPSKPDCPIIEDVRCTQVVLKVSPPCPATEELKLLYKMKEEEDWRSQTVSKNHNTVTLTDLRPDTEHNIKCAAVGKHNYTIESDVTTVITKDKNYELIKKSTLIEDRNPVRYHLTLIKHDLAQSKPYRKMTFGERDSKKPHKTILMVGETGTGKTTLINVMINYMLGVQREDQIWFEITDDQSKDHSSTTIITVYGVYDQKSPDDLTIIDTPGYGNTRGISFDKEIAMNLLRLSEDLHEIDAVCLVIDASQTRLSDRQIYIFDAVQSLFGRDIAENIVLLFTHSSGTPPKNVLMTIEEAKVKCAVNDKKKPVFFLFDNCQSVPFDEKYKTIQEESWNLSHSGMMGFFKFLETIKPKNLKMTQNVLQKRKQLEANVSKMEEQMKKENLQESEKIKLVNEAFHCVETLEMIALNTDSLITLQHIDFLIEKMKEINEPEKAERLENIKKRAGEENTGALGYIKRLERDIET; this is encoded by the exons ATGGACCCAGTCATGACAGATAACCACCAGTCTTCAAATGG CATGGATCCAGTGGGAGTGAATTCAATAGAGACTGCAGCTCTAGGGAGACCCTTCCAGCTGGGGATGCTGTATGACTGCAGGAGAGATGAACTCGTACCAG GAATCAGACTTTGGAGTAAAGAGCAGCTGCAGCAGAACATAAGCACTAAACCCCAAATTAATACACTTTTCACAGTCACAGCTTCAGACTCAATTGAAGAAAAAACTAAATTGCTGAATATTGATGGTTGTCTGAAACTGAGTCTTTTAGGAGGACTCATCAATGTAAGTGGAGCTGCCAATTTTCTCAAAGACACCAAGAAATCATTCAATCAACAGAGACTGACATTACATTATCATTCAACCACTAAGTTTGAAGAGCTGATCATAAACCACTTTGCTTCTGGAGATATGGCTCACTATGAGAATGATGTAGCCACACATGTAGTGACAGCAGTGCTGTACGGAGCAGATGCCTGCTTTGTTTTTGATAGAGAAGTTTCTTCAGATGAAGACAAAAGAGTGATAGCAGGAGAAGTAAATGCTGCATTAGAGCAGCTAAAAGGCATTTCAGCTGGTGCTAGTATGAGACTGAATAAAAATCTGAAGACTGCTGCCCAAAAATTCAAGTGTACATTTTATGGTGACTTCCAGCTACCATGTAACCCGATCTCTTTTGAAGAAGCTATGAAGGTTTTTGAAGATCTTCCGAAACTGCTGGGAGAAAACAAAGAGCTTGTGGTTCCTCTGAGAGTTTGGCTTTATCCTTTGGACAAACTTTTCTCAAAAATTTTAAAGTTTCAAAATGAAATCAGCATGGGTCTAAGCACAGACATTGAATCTGTTATTGAGAGTTTAAGTACAACTGAGATGAAATGCAGTGATCTTCTGACAGACACACCTGCTTTGACATTTACTGCATTTCATGACAAAATCAATGACATGAAGAAAAACTGCAACCAGTGCAGATTGAGTCTCATGAAGAAATTCGGCTCTCTCTTACCAAAGATCCGTGGAAAATTCATAGAGGATTCAGCATTGATCGATCTTCTAAAATATCATGTGGAATCTCCATTTGAAAGAAGCGCTCTTGAACAATGGCTGAAAGAGAAAGAGGAAGAATCTGACATCATTAAATCATTGCTCACACAACTGAATGACTCAGGAGCAATGGTAGAAATCAACCTCAATAAAAATTTAATGAATCTGGAAGTTAAACATTTGGTCAGCTACACTTTCACATCATTGAGCTGGACAGATGAGCTGCTTTCTAAACAAAAGGCCTTCCTGAGTCCTTCAACAACAggaaaaaataaagagaaaaactCTGAATCTGAACACAAAACTTGGCTCGCACCTGACATCCAAAAGACAATGAGGAACAACTTGAAGgtttttaaaaacttgattgGTTTAAATGATTGCACATCAGCCAAATTCATCGTTGCATCAAAAGAAATGGAAAATAATCCAGGTTCCTGCATACTGCTGTATGAAAATGAATCTAATGAAGCTGTTTGCTTCACTCCTCCATCAAAACCAGACTGTCCAATCATTGAAGATGTCAGATGTACTCAAGTGGTTCTGAAAGTGTCTCCACCGTGTCCTGCTACAGAGGAGCTCAAACTACTGTACAAAATGAAGGAAGAGGAAGACTGGAGATCTCAAACTGTGTCAAAGAACCAGAATACAGTTACTCTGACTGATCTCAGACCAGATACTGAGTACAATATTAAATGTGCAGCAGTGGGAAAACTCAACTACACCGTAGACAGTGATGTGACGCGTCTCACAGTCATAAACCAGAATCTCATCAAGGCCAAAGAGTCTGTTATCGAAAATCTAAACTGGACTGAAAACAAGTGCAGTGAACTTCTGGAAAACACCAGAGAAACAACTTTTAGTGCACTTCATAAGAAAATACAAGATATGAGGCAAAACTGCCAAATGTACCGACAAGAATTCAGTGACCGAATCAAATCTGTGATCCAGTCAGTTAAAGCTTGTGAAAAAGAGTCTTGTGCTCTGAAGGATCTTCTACAAGCTCATGATGAGTCTCCATTCAATGAAAAGAGTCTGAAAGAGTGGATCACAgtgaaagaaaaagaattgaACACTGTTAATGAGTTTCTTCGACAGTTAATGGACTTTGGAGCCGAAGTGAACAGAAGTTTGGACTCATATCTGTCAGATATTCAGGTGGAGAATGTGTTTTGTTACACTTTCAGTTCTCTTGAGCAGCCGGATGAGTTTCTTAATGAACAGGAAAATTACATGAATCCTCAAATGATGAGAAATCCACAGAAGAAACCTGGTGCAGCGTCTCAATCATGGCTCACTGGAAGAATCAGGGAGAAAATGAGAGAACATctgaaaacatttaaagagctGATGGTGTCATGTAGGAGTGAAAGCACTAAATTTATGGTTTCCATAACAGACCATGAAAAGCATCCAGGTTCCTGCATTCTTCTATATACAAACGGATCTAATGAAGCTGTTTGTTTTACTTCTCCATCAAAACCAGACTGTCCAATCATTGAAGATGTCAGATGTACTCAAGTGGTTCTGAAAGTGTCTCCACCGTGTCCTGCTACAGAGGAGCTCAAACTACTGTACAAAATGAAGGAAGAGGAAGACTGGAGATCTCAAACTGTGTCAAAGAACCATAATACAGTTACTCTGACTGATCTCAGACCAGATACTGAGCACAATATTAAATGTGCAGCAGTGGGAAAACACAACTATACCATTGAATCTGATGTCACCACAGTTATCACAAAG GACAAAAATTATGAACTCATCAAGAAGAGCACATTAATTGAAGATAGAAATCCAGTTCGATACCACCTGACACTGATTAAACATGATTTGGCTCAATCTAAACCATATAGAAAAATGACCTTTGGGGAGAGAGACTCAAAGAAACCCCATAAAACCATTCTGATGGTGGgagaaacaggaacaggaaaAACAACCCTGATCAATGTGATGATCAACTACATGTTGGGTGTTCAGAGAGAAGACCAGATTTGGTTTGAGATCACAGATGATCAGAGTAAAGATCACAGCTCGACAACCATCATCACTGTTTATGGTGTTTATGACCAAAAGAGTCCAGATGATTTAACAATCATTGACACACCAGGATATGGAAATACCCGTGGTATCAGCTTTGACAAAGAGATTGCCATGAATTTGCTTCGCTTGTCTGAAGATCTCCATGAAATAGATGCAGTGTGTTTAGTTATTGACGCATCTCAAACTCGACTCTCTGACAGACAAATATACAtatttgatgctgttcagtctTTATTTGGAAGAGATATTGCTGAAAACATTGTCTTGCTCTTCACACACTCATCTGGAACTCCTCCTAAAAATGTCCTGATGACCATTGAAGAGGCTAAAGTCAAGTGTGCAGTGAATGACAAGAAAAAGCCAGTATTTTTCCTGTTTGACAACTGTCAGTCAGTGCCCtttgatgaaaaatataaaacaatccAGGAAGAATCATGGAATCTCAGTCATAGTGGAATGATGGGATTTTTCAAGTTTCTTGAAACCATAAAACCAAAAAACTTGAAGATGACTCAAAATGTTTTGCAGAAACGAAAGCAGCTGGAAGCAAATGTCTCCAAAATGGAAGaacaaatgaagaaagaaaatctTCAAGAATCAGAGAAAATAAAGCTGGTGAATGAAGCTTTTCACTGTGTGGAAACTCTGGAGATGATTGCCCTAAACACCGATTCACTGATCACACTTCAGCACATTGATTTTCTGATTGAGAAGATGAAGGAAATTAACGAGCCTGAAAAGGCTGAAAGACTGGAAAACATCAAGAAGAGAGCAGGAGAAGAAAATACTGGAGCACTGGGATACATAAAAAGACTAGAGAGAGACATAGAAACATAG
- the LOC137014099 gene encoding uncharacterized protein, protein MACSDKELKINELIEKSTIIEQRSPARYRLKLIKHDLDPSEPYRKMTFGERDLKKPNKTILMVGETGTGKTTLINTMVNYMLGVQREDKVWFEITDDQSKQKSVHSQTSIVTVYEFYLQESPTDLTIIDTPGYGETRGVELDKRIAISLHSLSKSAEGIHEIHAVCLVIKATQNQLSERQQYVFDAVLSLFGRDIAENIVLLFTHSNGAPPQNALKAVKDAKIKCAVNDKKKQVYFLFDNCQSEDFEEEYEKMQEKSWNLSHSGMMGFFKFLENMKSKTLQMTQEVLQKRKQLEANVSNLQLRVQVKEQKQNELKQTQDALEKNRKYVEGKKNFEYEAEVSYMEKIPINQKYGHLTKEAMCCTVCQENCHYPGCWWVRKLSWCSMMKKGHCTVCTNKCHYSKHVKEAKIYVAKTKKEKRTYEDLKKEYDGKIGDGVSLVKKLEEELQELEKEKKKLLNEAYYSVETLEMIALNTDSLLTLLHIDFLIEKMKEINEPEKAKKLEDIKKRAGEDNTGGLKYVKRLQQK, encoded by the coding sequence ATGGCATGTTCAGACAAAGAGTtaaaaattaatgaattaatcgAGAAAAGCACCATAATTGAACAAAGAAGTCCTGCTCGATACCGTCTAAAACTGATTAAACATGATTTGGATCCATCTGAGCCATACAGAAAAATGACCTTTGGAGAGAGGGACTTAAAGAAACCCAATAAAACCATCCTGATGGTTGgagaaacaggaacaggaaaAACAACCCTGATCAACACTATGGTCAACTACATGTTGGGTGTTCAGAGAGAAGACAAGGTTTGGTTTGAGATCACAGATGATCAGAGTAAACAAAAATCAGTGCACAGTCAGACCTCCATCGTCACTGTTTATGAGTTTTATCTACAAGAGAGTCCAACAGATTTAACAATCATTGACACGCCAGGATATGGAGAAACTAGAGGAGTTGAACTTGATAAAAGGATTGCCATAAGTTTACATAGCCTAAGTAAATCTGCAGAAGGGATCCATGAAATACATGCAGTGTGTCTGGTGATTAAAGCAACACAGAATCAACTCTCTGAAAGACAACAATATGTTTTTGATGCAGTTCTGTCCTTATTTGGGAGAGATATTGCTGAAAACATTGTCTTGCTCTTCACACACTCAAATGGAGCTCCACCTCAAAATGCCCTGAAGGCTGTTAAAGACGCTAAAATCAAGTGTGCAGTGAATGACAAGAAAAAGCAAGTGTATTTCCTTTTTGATAACTGTCAGTCAGAAGACTTTGAGGAAGAATATGAAAAAATGCAGGAAAAATCATGGAATCTCAGTCATAGTGGAATGATGGGATTTTTTAAGTTTCTtgaaaacatgaaatcaaaaaccTTGCAGATGACTCAAGAAGTTTTGCAGAAACGAAAGCAGTTGGAAGCAAATGTCTCCAATCTACAGCTGCGTGTTCAAGTGAAGGAACAAAAGCAAAATGAGCTGAAACAGACTCAAGATGCTCTGGAGAAGAACAGGAAATATGTAGAGGGCAAAAAGAACTttgagtatgaagctgaagttTCCTATATGGAGAAGATTCCCATAAATCAAAAATATGGGCACTTGACCAAAGAGGCGATGTGTTGCACCGTCTGTCAGGAGAACTGTCATTATCCAGGATGCTGGTGGGTCAGAAAGCTTTCATGGTGCAGTATGATGAAAAAAGGTCATTGCACAGTGTGCACAAATAAATGCCACTACAGCAAACACGTTAAAGAAGCAAAAATATACGTAgcaaagacaaaaaaagaaaagaggacATATGAAGATTTAAAGAAAGAGTATGATGGGAAGATTGGGGATGGTGTTTCTTTGGTCAAGAAGCTGGAAGAAGAACTGCAAGAactagagaaagagaaaaaaaagctaTTAAATGAAGCTTACTACTCTGTGGAAACTCTGGAGATGATCGCTCTCAATACTGATTCTCTACTCACCCTCCTGCACATTGATTTTCTGATTGAGAAGATGAAGGAAATTAATGAACCTGAAAAAGCTAAAAAATTGGAAGACATCAAGAAGAGAGCAGGAGAAGACAACACTGGCGGACTTAAATACGTAAAAAGACTTcagcaaaaataa